A section of the Chlorocebus sabaeus isolate Y175 chromosome 17, mChlSab1.0.hap1, whole genome shotgun sequence genome encodes:
- the LOC103221425 gene encoding uncharacterized protein, producing MPVVLKTAGSNSAKSEPSKAMAWLQCWEMLLLLQTDSEPSTLDSQSSTTLFLSSEEPGPSTAALPSPSSSSCEPQVFSPGPPVLPPLLPPLPSASAPPGSGASRRTGLYSVVASSPETSTRLVEWLPGCPSTTSPGTRGDDKERPLPVLAPAEGPERSRAPHPSTAGREEGTVDASTSPPPRARPAAVASLEAHVGDILVELRTMNGHLDIIARALTKLASSLGPQPEPLPDAPDAN from the exons ATGCCGGTGGTTCTGAAGACAGCAGGCAGCAACTCAGCCAAGTCTGAACCATCAAAGGCAATGGCCTGGTTGCAGTGCTGGGAGATGTTGCTTCTCCTGCAGACAG ATTCGGAGCCCAGTACCTTGGACTCCCAGTCTTCGACCACCTTGTTCCTCTCCTCGGAGGAGCCAGGGCCCTCCACCGCTGCCCTGCcgtctccctcctcctcttcctgcgaGCCCCAGGTCTTTTCCCCAGGCCCGCCAGTGCTGCCCCCGCTACTGCCTCCGCTCCCCTCAGCCTCGGCGCCCCCGGGCTCCGGCGCCTCCCGGCGCACAGGCCTCTACTCAGTCGTCGCCTCCTCCCCGGAGACCTCCACGCGTCTGGTCGAGTGGCTTCCTGGCTGCCCCTCAACCACCTCTCCCGGCACACGCGGAGATGACAAGGAGCGGCCGCTGCCCGTCCTGGCACCGGCCGAGGGCCCGGAAAGGAGCCGCGCCCCGCACCCCAGCACAGCGGGCAGGGAGGAGGGCACCGTGGACGCGAGTACATCCCCGCCGCCCCGTGCCCGGCCCGCCGCTGTGGCGAGCTTGGAGGCCCACGTCGGGGACATCCTGGTGGAGCTGCGGACCATGAACGGCCACTTGGACATCATAGCGCGGGCTCTCACCAAACTGGCTTCGTCCCTGGGGCCCCAGCCTGAGCCCCTGCCAGATGCTCCGGATGCCAACTAA